One genomic region from Rhodopirellula bahusiensis encodes:
- a CDS encoding sigma-70 family RNA polymerase sigma factor, whose amino-acid sequence MTDRSHPAANRLAAESAEEHFVQLVTEHQPRIGAYIQSLMGDANRAADVLQETNLVLWRRKSDYQVGKPFLPWAFGIARLQVLSNLRDKRRAPSLLDADVAELVSTEVETEAERLNEIQSALSECLNSLPEKRRQMIQDRYFESQTIDQIANSMSQGSSNVRVTLMRVRRQLADCIERRLATGGAL is encoded by the coding sequence ATGACCGATCGTTCCCATCCCGCCGCAAATCGCCTGGCCGCCGAATCGGCGGAGGAGCACTTTGTGCAATTGGTGACGGAACATCAGCCGCGGATTGGTGCCTATATCCAGTCGCTGATGGGCGACGCGAATCGGGCCGCTGACGTGCTCCAGGAGACCAATTTGGTGCTTTGGCGACGCAAATCGGACTACCAGGTCGGCAAACCGTTCTTGCCATGGGCGTTTGGAATCGCTCGTTTGCAGGTGCTTTCGAACCTGCGAGACAAACGTCGCGCTCCGTCCTTGCTCGACGCGGATGTTGCCGAGCTGGTTTCGACGGAAGTGGAAACGGAGGCCGAGCGTTTGAACGAGATCCAGTCCGCTCTTTCGGAGTGTTTGAATTCGTTGCCCGAAAAGCGTCGGCAAATGATTCAAGACCGTTACTTCGAATCTCAAACCATCGATCAAATCGCCAATTCAATGAGTCAAGGAAGCTCGAACGTTCGTGTGACCTTAATGCGAGTCCGGCGACAGTTGGCCGATTGCATCGAACGTCGCTTGGCAACCGGAGGTGCCCTTTGA
- a CDS encoding LamG-like jellyroll fold domain-containing protein, with translation MKSAKSIEELLLASEEGTLDSVDRDMLNELLRRDPDSRAKFARWQMMTVALQDGVPSQWKAEAKVEVQETNRSVWSERQVYRWVIASAAALLVAVTFRWVQLETRPANLVADNTVASGRASAEEPTSSGVAVVTQLVNAKDAVIRGVGESSSQSLSVNAALNPGSVRLESGWAQIEFLNGATVVLHGPAEMEVVSAAEAIMHRGRIRAEVPPAARGFVVRTQDMKVVDLGTEFGLEVSDEGSNVQVFDGEVELQVDEDQPQLVGAGKSLQRGSGTGVGLVESAMTPDRFVDAAGLQRLAETQQNERYQRWREASQTLRKDSRLIAYFAMDSPLKGQRFLSNDTVPHKPDLDGAIVGATVTRGRWEAKPALQFKRPGDRVRVNVPGEFESLTMATWVRIDSLDRWYNSLFLTDSYQLGEPHWQILDTGQLHFSVRASTSGDENEPSVGPPHHVALSPSFWDPSLSGQWLHLAVVYDVDAGTTTHYLNGDVLSVDDIPDHQIVRTTRIGMASIGNWSTPLEPEEHFAIRNLNGSMDELAIFAAALSPTEIKEMVEHGKP, from the coding sequence TTGAAGTCAGCCAAATCAATCGAAGAATTGCTGCTTGCCAGCGAAGAAGGAACGCTCGATTCCGTCGATCGCGATATGTTGAACGAGCTGTTGCGGCGTGATCCTGATTCGCGTGCCAAGTTCGCTCGCTGGCAAATGATGACGGTTGCTTTGCAGGACGGAGTACCGTCGCAGTGGAAAGCCGAAGCAAAGGTCGAAGTACAAGAGACCAACCGGTCGGTTTGGTCCGAGCGACAAGTCTATCGCTGGGTGATCGCATCGGCGGCGGCGTTGTTGGTCGCGGTCACGTTCCGTTGGGTGCAGTTGGAAACACGTCCAGCGAATTTGGTTGCTGACAACACCGTCGCAAGCGGTCGGGCTTCGGCGGAAGAGCCCACTTCGTCCGGCGTGGCCGTGGTGACCCAGTTGGTCAACGCGAAAGACGCAGTGATCCGAGGTGTAGGTGAATCTTCTTCGCAATCGCTCAGTGTCAATGCGGCTTTGAATCCTGGTTCGGTTCGATTGGAATCTGGCTGGGCACAAATCGAATTTTTGAACGGCGCGACGGTGGTGCTTCACGGTCCTGCGGAAATGGAAGTGGTTTCTGCAGCCGAAGCGATCATGCATCGCGGTCGGATCCGAGCCGAAGTGCCTCCCGCCGCTCGAGGTTTTGTCGTGCGGACGCAGGACATGAAAGTTGTTGACCTGGGAACCGAGTTCGGCTTGGAAGTTTCCGACGAGGGTTCGAACGTCCAAGTCTTCGACGGCGAAGTTGAACTGCAGGTTGACGAAGACCAACCGCAGTTGGTTGGTGCTGGCAAATCGCTTCAGCGCGGCAGTGGAACGGGCGTCGGTTTGGTCGAGTCGGCGATGACTCCTGATCGATTTGTTGATGCTGCGGGATTGCAACGACTCGCGGAAACACAGCAAAACGAACGCTACCAGCGCTGGCGTGAAGCCAGCCAAACGTTGCGGAAAGATTCGCGATTGATCGCGTATTTTGCGATGGATTCGCCCTTGAAGGGCCAGCGGTTCTTGTCAAACGACACCGTGCCACACAAGCCTGACTTGGACGGTGCGATTGTCGGAGCCACCGTGACGCGTGGACGTTGGGAAGCCAAGCCGGCTTTGCAATTCAAACGCCCCGGTGACCGCGTTCGTGTGAATGTTCCCGGCGAGTTTGAATCACTGACGATGGCGACTTGGGTGCGCATTGACAGCTTGGATCGTTGGTACAACTCGCTGTTTTTGACCGACAGTTACCAGCTTGGTGAACCTCACTGGCAAATCCTCGACACGGGGCAATTGCACTTTTCGGTGCGAGCGTCCACGTCCGGGGATGAGAACGAACCCAGCGTCGGGCCGCCGCACCACGTTGCCCTCTCGCCTTCGTTTTGGGACCCATCGCTGAGCGGCCAATGGCTGCATTTGGCGGTCGTCTATGACGTCGATGCGGGAACAACCACTCATTATTTGAACGGGGATGTCCTCAGTGTGGACGACATTCCTGATCACCAGATCGTTCGCACCACTCGAATTGGAATGGCGTCGATCGGTAATTGGTCCACGCCTTTGGAACCCGAAGAACATTTTGCCATTCGAAATTTGAACGGCAGCATGGATGAGCTGGCGATCTTCGCCGCTGCTCTTTCCCCCACAGAAATCAAGGAAATGGTTGAACATGGAAAACCGTGA